The nucleotide window TATATTTTAAACTTTGTGGAATACACTCCACTAATCCGATGAGTTTGTACCTACCTCGCAAGTTGTCCGAATTGAGTAAAAACCCAAATAGTAAAGTTTATGGGAACCCAGAGACAAGGTTAATTGAAACCTTTTTTAACGATGATTCTGACAAAAGGTGAAACAAAGCTGATATTAAATAAAGATTTAAGGTCAGACAAAGAGGTCATATTATGGAGTCGCAGTTACCTAAATTCTTAAAGGAACCGGAGAAGTACTCTAGGTTGAGATTACTTGAGGCTCTGCAAGAGCTCTATTTAAGCATTGAAATGCTCAAAGAAGGCTATAGCAGGAACTCCGCAAGTAAATTATTCCTCTCATGGAAGGCGCTTTTAAGTTCAATCGTTGTTACAAATTTTGGCAAAATAATGGAAACGAAGAAGAAAGAAGGGAAGGAAGACGAGATAAAGTGGTACATGAGAATAGGATATTCTGCACCTACTACTGGTCTAATAGGGATTGCAAGAGACCTTGAGAATCTCGGATTTAAAGGGTTAGTTAATCTAACAACCGCAATGCTGGGGATTCACAGATACGCATATAACGGTTTAGATGAGGATATAAGTCCTTTTCACAGTAGGAGTGAAGCAATAATATCAATAAAGGGGTTAATAAAAGCTGAAGTTGAAATAGTAGGCTCAATGAAATTTGGGGATGAAGAGAAAGAGCTCTTTGAGAAAATAAAGAGGGAATTGAACAACATCTGATGGGGAGTCTTATCTAATTTTCTTTTGATGCAAAATGTTAGCGTATAAATTAGAATAAAGGAATCAGATAACTAACATCGTATATTAGTATAATAACAACGTAATTTATTTCTTCTCTTTCTCCTCTAATTTTCTAAACTCCAATCTGATCTCACCAAACTTAATACCTCTACTCCTACCAATACCCAGATAAGATGACGCTAACAAATACATTAAGGCTCTCCTCTTTAACTTTTCATCTGGTAGCATTTATCGGAAAATCCTGGCATAGTATTTATAGGAAAATCGTTACACTTTTACGTTACATTAAAAATATATAACGAATCTTTCCCGGTTAGATGAGAAATGTTTATTGATAAGCTATATACTTCGTCAGACTTTAAAGAGCAAGATTTATATTTCATGAGTAATACTAAATTGTTATGCCGAAATCCAGAATGCACGGTATAAGGCTCGACAAGAAACAAGAGGAAGAGAGGAGGATTAACGCTGTAAAAGATGTGAGGAACGGGATGAGTATAAAGGACGTTGCCAAGAAGTATGACGTCTCCATCTTTACCGTGTACAAGTGGTTGAGGAAAGGTGACCTGAGCGCTAAGCCGAGGAAGGGACCCACGAAACTGAAGGACGAGGAAAAGCTCGTCCGAATCTTAGAAAAGAGCCCAAGAGATTTCGGCTTGAACTACGATTTCTGGACCTTGAAGCTCATAGCGTATATACTTGACAAGGAATTTGGGATAAAGTACAACCCGAGGAGTTTAAGCCCAGTCCTCAAGAAGTTAGGCTTCAAGTACAAGAAAGGAAAGAGAACTTACGTTAGAGACGATAACGCTGTAGAAAGGTGGGTGAAGGAACAAGGGGAGAAGCTTTTAAAAAAATAAGAGAAGGGTACAAGGTACACATCTTCGATGAGTCGTACGTGTCCTACATAAACAAGGGTAAAGGCTGGATGAAGGTCGGAGGAGGGATAAAGGTCAACCCTAAGAGGAAGAGGTTTGCAGTAGTAGGCGGGATAACGATTAGTAAAGAGGGAATAACTTTCTCCTATTCGACATACAAGAAGCCCTCGCTGAACTCAAAAGATATTATACTCTACTTGAGGAAGGTAATAAAGGACGAGAAGACCGTGATAGTGATGGATAATGCTAGAATACACGGTAATGAAGTGAGGGAATTCCTTGAGGAAAATGGGGTGGAGTTTGTTTATCTGCCGCCTTACTCTCCGGATAAGAGTCCGGCGGAGGGGCCGTGGGCAGTCCTCAAGAAAAGGCTCTACTCGAAGATTTACACGGACTTCGAGACCTTAATGTGGGATGCAACGAGGTTCCTACGCTCCATATCCAAGAGAGTAAATGACCTTACGTATAGTGTGAAGAGGTGCGGTGAACCTTGGACGTCAATACTGAGTGAAGTTTTCTTGCCCTTTAAAGTCTGACGAAGTATAATATTAAGAAGTACAATGAAAGATATTTATAAATACATGGATAAATATTTTGACTTTTTATGATAAGGGAATTTCCTAAAACTACTACTGGCAGTTCAAGAGGCCCATAAAAACTTTTTAAAATTAGAGCCTTTAATTTTAGTATGACCAAAGAATTGACGAGGGAGCTTCCGGTATAAAAACCTTTCCGTGAAAATCGAGCATAGTACACACCTCAATGCTGGTATTGGGGTAAAGAACTGTTTGATCCAGTGAAAATCGAGCATAGTACACACTACTTATTCAAGTGATGTCACCTGCTTTACTCGCTAGCATCAAAGGGCTTATTATAATACAGCACAGCCCAAGTAATAACAGCAAGCTTCCTGGCACAAGCAGTAATCAACTTTTTACCCTTCAAATTCCCCTTGTGCTCCTCATAAAACCGCTTAATAATAGGATTAACCTTGATAGCAGTTAAAGCTGCAAGATAGAAAGCCCTCCTCAAAACAGCATCACCCCTCCTAGATATGCCTCTCGATACAACACTCTTCCCACTGAATTCAACAAGAGGATCGAGACCACAGTAAGCGACAAACCTCTTCTTGTCACCAAAACGCTTAACATCACCAACCCTTGCTAAAATTATACAACCCAGCGTTCTTCCAATACCCGGAATCGTGAAGATCAAACTATCCTTAGGAACAAGATCCTCAAGCTCTTCCTCAATCTCCCTCTTCCTAACCTCAAGCCTCTCCAACTCGTCCAAGAGGAACCTAACCTCAGATAATACTATATTATCCTCCCCCCTCAATACCTCATTCAAGTTCTTCTTGGACAAACTGTCCTTATAGCCTAGAAGTATTAAATCCCTCCTTAGCCTATTCTTAACCCTAACAATGCTCCTTGTGATAAAATCCCATTGGCTTGTTAACTCCTTAGCCTCACTCGTTGTAAACTCACTGCCCATACTTATAACTAGTTCAGCGAGCTTTTTATCATTCTTATCACTCTTCTTACCCCTAATGTCCTTGAACTTCTTGAGTACGAGGGGATTAATAATCCTCACTAGTATTTTGGAAAAGTTCTTAGACTATGATCTAGTGATATATCCTTTGCCTAAAGCTATAAACTTTCTGAAAGCACTAACGTCGTACTCTTTACCCAAGTACTTAGCCAAGTTGATGTGGTAAACTCCCGTACTTTCTATAGCAACTTTGCAACCCTTTGGCAAGACTTGCTTTACTCCTTCAAAACCTTGCTTATTATTTTGAAATTCATAGTATTTACCTTGGAAGTACACTACTAATTTATCTTTTGAAACATCTATTCCGGCGACTGGGGCCTCCATGTATACTCACCCTTATTCGGGCTTCAAGCCCAACTTCCGGTCCGAATTGGAGGAGGCCAAGCTCCCTCTCGAGCTCTAAGCCCAAGGAGATCAACGGCCTCAACCCCAGTCAGATCTGTAATACGCAGATCTGACTAATATGTTTTATATAAGGAGATAAGCTACAAGACAGTAGAGAGACTATACTTCCACCCTCACATCTTCATCATCCTCTACAACCTGCTCTCAAAGACCGTTGATGACCTTAAGATTGACGCGACCATGGACGGGTTGTTCCCCAGTAGTAACCAAGCATTACAAGAGTGAAAGAGAGAAATCCAGGGAAGAGATAAAGGAAGGGAGAACTTCGTATACTCCTTCTTCACCTTTGACTTAGGCAGTAACCTGATTGTCGCTTACGGTTATTCGCTTAAGAGTGAGAGGGAGGCTTATGAGATGGCCCTCGAAGTCCTGAGGGATCTTGCCGTTCGAGTGGACTCTTGAGAGCTGATAAGTACTACAAGTCTACACTGGATGACTTCCCTGATTCTGAGGTCTACTTGATACCTAAGTCTAACGCCACGATCAAGGGAGGGAAAAGGTGGAGGGAGATGATATTGAGGTTCATGAGGAACCCACTGGAGTATTTGGAGGAGTATTTCAAGCGTGAGAGGGCTGAGTCTCTGATCTTCATTAAAAGGAGGACAAGGTGGATCATAAATAAGGTTAGGGAAGAGAGGATTCACTTGACGATCTTAGCGAGGGTCGCGATTCACAATCTACTGTGGTCTAAAGCGTTAGGTTAAAAATCCTGTAGGGGTTCAAAGAAATTCCCTTACCATAAAAAATTTTAATACTTGTTCATGAACTAATGAATATCACGAGTTTTATTCCTTAGTCTCACCAGTTACTAAAAAAAGATTTTCAGTTAACGAGAGGATCTTTCTTATATGTTTTTAACGTAACGTAAAAATGTAACGATTTTCTTATAAGTGCTAATCCCGAGATGCTATATAAATTTAGAACCCATTAGACTAATTTGTCCCAGACTCCACTAACCACAATGCTTTAATTCTATGTTTAAACATGAATTTTAAATGAGGAGAATCTTCAAAGCAGAGCAGATTGAAGAGATGCTTAGTAATAGAAATAAGGTATTTATAGGAGGTCTACCTTTTAGTGGTAAAACTACCCTAATAAATAAATTTTATAATAAGCATAAAAATGAGGAAATACAATTTATTGAATTGCCTAAAAAATTCAACAGTACTGATGAATTGAATGAATGGAAGAATAAAATAAAGGGAATTCGGAGGGGTATAATAGAAGGAAGAACTTACATAATAGAACTCTTATTAGGTAAGGTATCAATAGCTACTACACCATCTCTTCAATCTCCCTATTTGGATTTTAGGGGAAATGCAGTAAGCATGAGGAGTATAGATGCTATTAAGAGAATATATAAAAATGGTATAAAGGATGATAAGGTAGTATCTAAGATTTTAATGTACTCAACTATTACTACGCCAAATTACTTTACAATCATACCTAAATTAGTAAATGAAGGGATCGAGTTATATAAGCAAGGTAAGTTAGATAAGGTCTTAGAGATTGTATTAGGAGTAAAGAGATTGTACTCTTCATTTCCTAAAATAGATATAAATGGAGAGGATAGTATAACTTATGCTTTAGGATCAGTCTTACCTAGGAATATAGATTTTAAAACAGCGTGGAGCGAGTTAAGTGAAACGTGGAAAGAGTTAGTATATTATAGGCTTGACTCCGCGTTAAGACTTCTGCCCGGTAGTGCAGAGAAAATCATTGGTCAAAAAGACATTAAACCTTTAGGAGATAAGGTAGAGGTAGTTGATATAGAACCCTTTTTCGTAGATTTAGTTGAATGGGGGAAGTCGATTATTCTCGACGGTAATAATCTCTGTATAGTAGGTCCATTACGCTCTGCAAAATCTTCCCTAGCAAATTATATATATTCTATGGTTAATTCTAAAGATGTTTCTTTGTTAGATTATAATAATTACGATCTATTAAGCTTAGATAAGAAAATAAAATCTGAAAATAAAAAATATATTGCAGTTCTCACTGACGATATTTTTTATTCGATTCCCGTAGAATGTAAAGTAATAGAATCGAGAAGTTATATTAAAGACTTCATTGATTACCTTTATTTAAAGAATAATGTAAGACGCGTAAAAGGCGCTAACCCTAATGTGCCGATTCACTATTACTATCTTTATAAATTAAAATATAATATGTCCGATGAACAAATATATAATGAGTACAAATCTGATATGAACAAATATATTACAAATACCATTTTCGGAAATAATAAAGAATTAATCAATAATTATCTCTCACTTCTAATTTTAGGTAAAAAATATTTACTACTACCTGTGAAAGTTAGTGAAATAGTATTGAATAGCCTTAACAAACAAATAGATAAAACTTTTATTAACTGGTTCTCAGTATTCGATTTTACAGACTATGATGTAGATGCAAATGAGGAAATGGAAAAGGCAGTATATGAGGCATTATATAAAGTAAGGGAAGAGCTCATAAGAGTAGTTAAGGAGAATAGATTTGAGGAAGATCTACTTAAAGTCTATTTCGACGCCATATCAAGGTATCCAACTGATAACGATACCAGAATCGACGAGTTTATAAAGACGGGATACGGACATTATTCTCCAATTGTGTACCTTCTACTTTATAATCCCGACATAATAGAGGAATTTAATTGGGATTTAGGTGAAAGAGTCAATCAAGCCTGCAGTTCATTAAAAAGTTTAGAGGATATAATCTGGAAGGGTATAACTAGTTCGAAAGATATTGTTGACAAATTATTGGAAGAAGTAATGAATTTCGCTGAATATAAACCGTCAAATTACGCTAGTATTTATGAAATATTATCGTCTGAAAACGTTAATATAGAATGTTTAAGAAAGGCGTTTAACATATTAAAGTGGTATATAAGCACTCTAGATGATCGACTTGTATTCCTGAAATTTGAAAATAAGTTATATAATGTTATATTAAAGACAAAGGATGATAAGCTAATAAACTACTATTTGAAAATGAGTTTTAAAGGCACTACGCGAAGTGCCATATACATTAATCCTGAACACATCAGCAAAATTGCCGAAATTTCAGATAACGCCAGACTGGAAGCCTTACCTTTAGTAATACTAAATAAAGCGATTAACGACGAGAAGGAAATAGACAAGATTATTGATCCCATAGAAACTTATGCTGCATTGCTAGCAATTATGCGTTTGGAAATCGATGCAATAGCTGAAGGTAAGATAGAGACTATCATTAAGTATTATAGGTATCTAGATGAGCTTTATGATAAATTTGTTAAAAAAGATGTTAGGAAAATCGACGAAAAAGTATTATTTACGCTTTATGATATAGCTTTTGATTTGAATGTAAATGAAAAGAGAGAAATATTGGATTTCTTAGCTGAGGAGAAGGAATTTGTAGATTCCGGATACGGACTAATAATGTTTTACTATTATAAAGTTAAAGATAATTTAAAGGAAGTTCTTGACTACATTACTACGTTAATTGAACCATATTATAATCTTTTAATAAAAATAAGGAGAATGTATAATGACGAGGACGTATATGAACTATTCGAAGCATATAAGATAAAATTAGCTAAGACACTTATCACTTCAAGATACGATTATAAGTTAGTGCTGCAGGATATAATTGACTTATTGTCAAAAGCTAATATAAGTGATAGGGCATTAAAAAGGAGAATATTAGGTGCGTATTATATATCGAAATTCTTGCTATACGGAGAAGCTAAGAAAATTAAAGTAAGGGGACCGGAAGAGATACTTTATAGGGTAGCATTAGCATTAACCGGAAATGAAGAGATGAAAAAGGAGTTCTATAAAACTGTTGAAAATATGGAAATTAATGATAAACTAATAGTGGAAAATTTAGATTATACCTTAGAAAATTTAGCATCTAATGACTATTTAATACCAATATTGGAAATATACTTCTATCTAAAAGGTGATAATGAGAAGTTATCAAAAGTAATGAAATATGTTGAAAAAGAACTATTGGGAGTACCTACATTTATACTTCATAAGCTATTCAACGAAATTAATGTTAAAGGGAATAGGAATAAATATATTGCATCATTAATATTGTTTATATAAATTTTCTATATTTTAATAAATTATAATGGAAATAATAGTTGTCCTTCCTCAGTCTCATCGAGCTGGTCTGAATTAAGGAGTCACACTCTTCTTTTCCATACAACTATAATGTATGCTATCCCATTATGAGTGATATAACTCACGTTGAGTAGAGGTATATGGTTTATCTTCTCTATTGAAGACGTGATTGAAAAATCCTGGGTAGTTGCGACGATTACGAATAGGTCTATTGCGTATTCGCTTAAGAAAGATCAAAACGGCTAATGCGAAATAGTTTATTCATCATTTTATCTATTATATTAGTAAAGTGGGAAAAAATAATATCTCCGATTTAAAACCATTTCTCCAGATTTCATCAAATATTTATTCAGAGATAGCACTTTACAAACTTTTCATGACAATCACTGCTCAGAATTTCACAATTTTTCTCCTTTCCTTACACTCCTTATATCTGTCTCTCAATCTCATCAATCTTATCCCCGTACGTTACGTAAACCTTATCCTTCTCCTTGTAGACATAAGTACCAGCATAGGGTAAACCACCATGGGCGTATAATATTCTTTTATCAAACCCCTTACCCTCTACCTTCATATACTCCCCCAACAACTTCCTCTCGCTTCCCATCTGATACTTCTCAATCTTGTCAACTTCGTTCTCAATAATGGCTCTAGTAACTTTATCTGCGTAAGTCTCGGCGTAGTGCCTTAGCGTGTCCAAGTCAACATTTCCACTAAATCTGGAAATTACGTAAAACAAAGCGTGGGATAAGGCATACTTCATATCCTTGTAAACAACGTTTATTTCGTTTTCGGAGGGAGTCAATAAGGGGTCTTTGCTCAAATCATCCTCCAAGCGCTTTAAGTGCAAGGAGGAGTCCTTCTCAGACAAGTAAATGAACAAACCATTATCTAGGGCAGTGGCAAACCTGGGAATAGCGTTAACGGAATCACTAAATATCTTGTTGAAGAAGTTCTTGTCCTTGTTGAGAATTTGATAGGTAACGTACTTAAGGCCGGAAAGCGGTGAAATCTTTATGGCTTCAATCTCGTGAAGTTTAACAGTATCGCTGACGTCTTTACCAACTGGGTCTGAGTTGTATAAACTAACCTTCACTTCCTTTTCGCTCTTTGCAGCGTAAGCTGATACTGCAAGCTGTATGGCCTCCTTTGCCAGAACCCCCATGTAGTTTATGCCGTGTGTTGTATCAATGAAAACTTCGTTTATCCCTTCTTTTTCAAGGATTCTTAATGAGTGGTAGTAAATGTAAGTAAAGTAGTGATCTGGCTTACCCTTAAATTTCTGATAAACGTTTGGTGCCACTACATAGCTTTCGCTGATTCCAAGGTCGTTCTTACTGTTTTGAATTATACACTCCTTACACGAACGATAGTCAGCATATTTGCAGTTGTAAACGTCAGCTACGCTAATTCCCAAAATCACTACGGTTTTGTCAACCTTCAAGAGATCCCTCAATGCTAATACGCTTACGTTGCTCTCGAATTTCTCTCCATCTATTTCATAAGTGACTTTTTGATAACCCTTTGGGTTTCCAATAGTCGAGAAAACTATTGATGCCATAGAGTCTTATATGAGAAAAAAAGTTAAAATTTTTTATTAGCTTTCACGATAACGATTACAACAGTTATTTGGTAAGAGCTGATGTATATAATCTTTTTGTATTTATGCATATATGATAAAACTTATTCTTAATTCTCAGATAAACGATTTTCATTATATTGGCGGTTATTAATTGGGAAAACAAACGTGCTTAAAAAGCTGTTTAAAAAGATAATGGTGCCTTAAAATGAAAAATTTATAATTGAAGTCGGAATAGTAGTAAACGATTATTTACGTGATGTAACGGTTTTATGAAAGTAAAGAGATAAAGAGAAAACCGGTTAAGTTCGTTTTCATGAAGTTGTTTAAAAGTGTGAAAGTTCGAGTCTCAATGCGACCGAAACGAATCTTTCTATAATAATTGAACGTTTATAAATGATAGGGTGTATTTCAATTTAACATAAAATCCTTGCGACCAGAAATTGTTAAATTAATTACAACTAAAATTGGTCGCATGAAGAGTAAAGGGTAGTCATGAAGATTTATAAGTAAGAAAAGAGAAAGAAAGATAGGAAGTATAAAAACACAACAGATTAATCCCAAAAGGAATTGAAAGGCAGATATTTCAGTAGATATTCTGCTAAGTGTTACTCCTCGATTAATCCCAAAAGGAATTGAAAGATTTCATATTCAATTGCTTTCTCAGTGTCGCAACCTAACTTGATTAATCCCAAAAGGAATTGAAAGTTTTTGTATACCCTAAATCAAATAATATTAATGCAGTTGATTAATCCCAAAAGGAATTGAAAGTTTGCAAAATTAAGCGCTTTCTCTATCAGCTCAGTTGGGATTAATCCCAAAAGGAATTGAAAGATCTTCTGGCGCATCGCCAAGCTTAGGCAGAGCTAGAGATTAATCCCAAAAGGAATTGAAAGCCCAATCTTTCAATTGCATTTGGCAAAATCCTAGCCGATTAATCCCAAAAGGAATTGAAAGATAATGAGTATAGTTAATGAGCGCATCAAGAACAATTATAGGATTAATCCCAAAAGGAATTGAAAGATTTATAACAAAAAATTATTGATAAAGGATGATCTCTCGATTAATCCCAAAAGGAATTGAAAGTTAGTTTGTTGATCATTATTATTTTGTGATTGTTTGTCGGATTAATCCCAAAAGGAATTGAAAGTTCATTTCGCAGCAACTTCAATAGTTATTGAAGGACATGATTAATCCCAAAAGGAATTGAAAGTTCATCTACCAAGAGGCGGTGCTTATGAGTTAGAGGTTCGATTAATCCCAAAAGGAATTGAAAGGCCTTTTCCAATAAACACCGCATTCTGTTTTAACTTATTGATTAATCCCAAAAGGAATTGAAAGGTTATAGAACATGGCGAAATGCACAAACTGCATTACCAGATTAATCCCAAAAGGAATTGAAAGTTCAATATATCATCAGGATTCATTTTTACAATTTTAGATTAATCCCAAAAGGAATTGAAAGGAAGAAGAGAATAATTATCAAACTCTTGCAAACAATATAAGATTAATCCCAAAAGGAATTGAAAGTAATATATTGATGCTATATGTCCAAGTTAAAAATAGCGATTAATCCCAAAAGGAATTGAAAGATTCTGCTCACCCGCCAGAGGTACACCATTTTTCTAGATTAATCCCAAAAGGAATTGAAAGAATAGGTCTTGAATCCAGACTTTTCCATTTTCATATAAGGATTAATCCCAAAAGGAATTGAAAGTACACTACTATCCTGCCTTGCTTAGATACTGCTATGATTAATCCCAAAAG belongs to Saccharolobus solfataricus and includes:
- a CDS encoding PaREP1 family protein, with product MESQLPKFLKEPEKYSRLRLLEALQELYLSIEMLKEGYSRNSASKLFLSWKALLSSIVVTNFGKIMETKKKEGKEDEIKWYMRIGYSAPTTGLIGIARDLENLGFKGLVNLTTAMLGIHRYAYNGLDEDISPFHSRSEAIISIKGLIKAEVEIVGSMKFGDEEKELFEKIKRELNNI
- the csx1 gene encoding CRISPR-associated CARF protein Csx1, whose translation is MASIVFSTIGNPKGYQKVTYEIDGEKFESNVSVLALRDLLKVDKTVVILGISVADVYNCKYADYRSCKECIIQNSKNDLGISESYVVAPNVYQKFKGKPDHYFTYIYYHSLRILEKEGINEVFIDTTHGINYMGVLAKEAIQLAVSAYAAKSEKEVKVSLYNSDPVGKDVSDTVKLHEIEAIKISPLSGLKYVTYQILNKDKNFFNKIFSDSVNAIPRFATALDNGLFIYLSEKDSSLHLKRLEDDLSKDPLLTPSENEINVVYKDMKYALSHALFYVISRFSGNVDLDTLRHYAETYADKVTRAIIENEVDKIEKYQMGSERKLLGEYMKVEGKGFDKRILYAHGGLPYAGTYVYKEKDKVYVTYGDKIDEIERQI